In Gordonia sp. SL306, the genomic window GTCGGCGCACCGATCAGGAAGGTCAGCCGGTACTTCTCCACCCAGTCGAGGGTCTGGTCCGGATCGAACGCCCGCATCGGCACCAGCGACGACCCGAGATAGAAGGTCGGGTTCGGTCCCGCGCAGTAGAGGCCGCCCCGATGGAACCAGGGCGTCATGTTCAGGGTGCGGTCCTCGGGCGACAGCGGGAAAGCCATGATGACGTCATGCGCGGAGAAGATCTCGATCGCGCTGTTCATCGGTACCGCCTTGGGCATGCCCGTGGTACCCGAGGTGTACAGGCGGGTGGTCTCGTCGAAGACCGTGCGGGGGATCGTCGGCGGATTCGGCTCGATGTCGGTGAGCGCGGCGAATCGCAACGACGTCGGGGCGTCGATGAGTGCGCCGTCGCCGACCCCGATCAGGACGTCGGGTGTGTGGTCGGCGCGTGCGATCGCCTCGGCCACCATCGGGGTGAGATCTGTTTCGTAGACATAGATCCGGGGTCGGCTGATGTCGAGGATCACCGCTGTCTCGCCGGCGGCCAGTCGGAAGTTCACCGGCGAACCCACCACTCCGGTCGCCTGCGTCGCCAGATACAGCTGCGCGAATTCCGGACCGTTGAGCAACTGGTACGCGATCACATCGCCGGGCTCCACGCCGAGGCCGGTGAGAGCGGTCGCAATGCGGTCGACCGCGTCGCCCAGCTGTGCGTAGGTCCATTCGGTATCGTTGACCGGGTCGATCATCGCGGTGGCATCGGCATAGCGGTTGACGTTGCGGCGGAAGCCGTTCAGGTAGGTGAATTCGTTCTCGAAGAAGCTCCGGTACTGATGGGCGTCGTAGACGTATTTTGAGTCGCTTGTGCTCATGGCGAGGTCTCCGGTGATCCGTTGAGTGGCCGGTCAACCGGCCATGGTGAGTCCGCCGCTGACACTGATCACCTGTCCGGTGATGAACGACGCTGCGGGAGAGGCGAAGAACAGAACGGGCGCGGCGACTTCGTCGGGGCGGGCGAGGCGCCGGAACGGGATCGCCTTGATCAGGGCCGCTTTCAGCTTGTCGTCCTGGGCCTGGAAGAGCGGGGTGTCGGTGGGACCGGGGCACACCGCGTTCACCGTGATCTGGTGACGGGCCATTTCGCGGGCCAAGGACTTGGACAATGCGATCACCCCGCCCTTGGCGCCGGCATAGATGCTCTCGCCGGAGCTCCCGACCCGGCCGGCATCGGAGGCGAGGTTGATGACCCGCCCACCCTGCCAGTCGTGACGTTTCGATGCCTCGACCATCCCGGGCAGGAAGGCGCTGGCCGTGTGCACCGGACCGAGGTAGTTGATCGCGACCACCTTCTCGGCGAACTCTGTTGTCGCGTTGAGGAATTGGCCGGTGCGGTCCCAGCCTGCGGCGTTGACCAGGATGTCGGGGACACCGACCTCCGCGTCGACTGCGTCGCGTAACGCGTCGACCGTGGCGCGGTCCGCGACGTCGACGCCCATCGGGATGATCTTCGCGTTGTGCTCGGCGGTCTGTTTCGCCGCGTCGAGATTCAGGTCCGCGGCCACCACGGTGGTGCCCCGTTCGGCGAACCCGAGGGCGACGGCCCGGCCGATCCCGGATCCGGCGCCGGTGACGACGGCGATGCTGGTGGTGCTCATGATGGATGACTCCTGGTGGTCGAGGTGGCTTCGGCGGTCAGGCGCCGACGTACTTGTTGAACTCGGGTTGACGCTTGTCGGCGAACGCCTGGGCCCCCTCGAGACCTTCGGGGGAGTGGGTGAACAGGTCGAGTGCGCTCATCGCCATG contains:
- a CDS encoding class I adenylate-forming enzyme family protein, coding for MSTSDSKYVYDAHQYRSFFENEFTYLNGFRRNVNRYADATAMIDPVNDTEWTYAQLGDAVDRIATALTGLGVEPGDVIAYQLLNGPEFAQLYLATQATGVVGSPVNFRLAAGETAVILDISRPRIYVYETDLTPMVAEAIARADHTPDVLIGVGDGALIDAPTSLRFAALTDIEPNPPTIPRTVFDETTRLYTSGTTGMPKAVPMNSAIEIFSAHDVIMAFPLSPEDRTLNMTPWFHRGGLYCAGPNPTFYLGSSLVPMRAFDPDQTLDWVEKYRLTFLIGAPTNLAMLATAQQAKPRDLSSLNGIVTMGAPLEREATLRYQEILTPRIFNGYGSTEGFWNTFLRPTDLPDRAGTAGRACIDDDVRVVTVHDDGRLAGPDEVVARDGAEVGEVIIRSPKCAAAYYDSPSQEKAKYHGSWLHIGDLATWDADEFVTIVGRKDDMLISGGENVHPVQVEEALNGHPDVADSLVVGVPDDRWGQLVVAYVLPADGASPSVAALDAYCRAHPMLSQFKRPRAYRFIDSLPVSATGKKLHYKATENAAIEMAAGAFAVPETAPSR
- a CDS encoding SDR family NAD(P)-dependent oxidoreductase is translated as MSTTSIAVVTGAGSGIGRAVALGFAERGTTVVAADLNLDAAKQTAEHNAKIIPMGVDVADRATVDALRDAVDAEVGVPDILVNAAGWDRTGQFLNATTEFAEKVVAINYLGPVHTASAFLPGMVEASKRHDWQGGRVINLASDAGRVGSSGESIYAGAKGGVIALSKSLAREMARHQITVNAVCPGPTDTPLFQAQDDKLKAALIKAIPFRRLARPDEVAAPVLFFASPAASFITGQVISVSGGLTMAG